In Chaetodon auriga isolate fChaAug3 chromosome 22, fChaAug3.hap1, whole genome shotgun sequence, the genomic window GGTCGAGTCTGTATGCACCAGACTAGTTCTTGGTCAAGACCTGTAACTTCCTGGAGTGCCGGACCACATGTCCTGACAAATAACTGTAAATCATCTTGCACAAAATGTAAGTCCACTATAAAATCAGTCTTTACTTTTGTATTCACTGCATTCATAACAGATATGAAACCATGATGCGGTGTGGCATGGACTAAAAACATGAGATCAGTGTGAAAATGTGAGATTCACTTATGAAGGCTTTGGGGTCCAGGTCTTCAAACTTCAATACACAGAGGGTTCTCTTTCAGTGTAATTCATCTTGTCTGATGCACAACAGGCCAGACTCCTGAGGGAAAGACTGGATCCCTCTACTCCGATAACATTGTAATAATTTTATGATATGAACTGTTATCTTACCCATTtgcaataacaaaaataaacagtgataAAGAACTTGCCGTGTCACTTTAACTTTCCCAGTAGCTGCTGACTGATTCATATCAGGTACCTGGTAACCAATCATTGTGCTCTCCACTCCAGTGAGTTCAGGGGGTGAAGGAGAGGACGGAAAGACAGGCGGAAGCTTTCTTTCCCCCTCCCTCATTTCTCCAGCTCTGGGGAAGTCATTAGTTGCTGGTTCAAGACCATGCCTAGTAACCGACTCTACAGGCCTCATTTAGATGGCAGGAAACAGCATTATGCCTTGACCTGAGCTCTTTCACCATCAATACTGCTCTTACCAGGGAACAAACAAGCCGTCTGTCTGACAAACACAATTATATACCTTCTGTATACCACCATATTTGAGGTGGAACAATCTCATAATGAGAACCACACACTTGTATTGCCCTGCACAGTATTCTAGAGGGTCTGCCGGATTGATACTCCCTGTGGGTATTTATGGTACAGTTACAATAATAGCTCAGGCCCATAGTCCTTCCTGTTCTATGCCATCCCCAATGACCATCCAGCTCTGTGGCATACTCTTGACACCGCTTACATTAATGAGCTTTCCCCAACTTGAATAATGACCCCTCATGAACACCTCACTGTCCAAACATTATTCAGTCAAAGAGAAGCTACTGGCCAAGTGAGATACAGCCTAATGAATAAGAATAGACTCCCAGGGTGTCTACAGTCAAACTGAgatgcatcatcatcaccctGGATTATGGAGCCATACAAAGCAGCACCAGGTCAGCAACATTAATGCCACTGACCTGCCAAAGTGTCCATTAAGTTTTCATTTTGCCATGAGGGAACGGAATCCAAAGGTCTCCCATGCATAAGTTTTCAAATATTGGGCCAGAGAGTcactcaaaatgtattttaaatgcaatGCTTAACTCAGATTATTGAGCTGCTGGCAGTTGCCAAACACTACCAATTTGTAAGAGGGCAAATTTTACTGCACCCAGCAAAAAAATGGAAGATCAATACCTGTGTTGGAGCAAGCAGTGTCAGCTGGGCTCAGgttgaaataaatatatttggGTTAAGGAGCTGCACCAAGCCCAAAGTTAGGAGTTTACATGGATTTTCAACAAACGACTGAATCACTCTGCAAAAAAGTCAACTCAATCGTCAGGTGCATTGTCAGACTGGCCATCAGGAGTACCGAGAGAAATCCCAGCGGGTTGGGTTGACAACAAATCACCAAATTACCTTTGTTACCAGTCAAACGGCTGAGTGTAGTGAGAGTCAAGGCACcggcagcagagagagcagctgaCTGAGCCCAGAGATACCAGTTCAACTGTTAGTCAAGGCTACGCAGCAGAAGCCATTATAAGGATCAGATAAGCACGGTTTGGTTTGCTGGCTGGCTATTTAGCTATATCGGGTGCCTTTTGTTGAAAGTAAATGTGTCCAACTTTTCATAAAGTCGATGCGCTCGTCAATTTCACTTTTTCGTTAACCGACCAATCATGGCCTGGATGGAGCGGAACattaacagctgcagcaaaTTGTCAACACGTTGAACTCACTGTCATGCATGAAAGGTTAGGAGTACTTTGCAttaacgagagagagagagagagagagtgagtgagtgtgtgtgtgtgtgtgtgtgtgatgtgaggGAGACTTAAAAATGGATAACCATTAGTGAATAAATACTAAACTAATACTTTTctatgggaaaaaaaattatcTCATTTCGCTCATTAGTAACACTCTCCGTGACCTCATCAAAGTGTACTCCCAATTTTTTTTGCATCACATTAACTAGAAAAGAAGCTGTTCAGAGGAGAGATCTACAGAAGCAATacaaatattttaatattttatccCCCTAGTTTTTGTGCTTACAGGCGTCTGTACCCACCCTGCtccgagaaaaaaaaaaaattatcaaaCATCAAACTGGTGAAGCCCATTGGAAGATAGTGTTTACAACATGTTTTACTTTCAAATTCTTACTTGTGGACTacagtgagaaaaataaacGGCCAGCCCTACTTTGTATCGAGGACACACAAGAATAACAACACCTTACAGGGCCGATTTTAAGACAAGGCAACAATAGGAACAGACGCGGCAAAACAATACTGCATTTCTTCCTCATCAACAGTCATATACAAggatgtttgtatgtttgcCTGTGTGCCCTTTCACTGTCGACTTAAAATTAACTGGTGAATCTCTGCAGGCTGTAGTCAGCACTCTCTGCCAGGATCTTACGGCTGGGTCACCTATTGGGGTTAAAATGGCCTTTCATAATTCAttgccaacagcagcacagcacgcGGTCTGGGGGCAGGGGTCGGCTCCCGTGATGCAACAGGGAACCGAGTCATtttgtgtgcaaacacaaacacgtccGACAGTTGAGCAGTCACAATTCAGTATTCTCTGTGGGCTCCTTTTATCCACTGCAACGTGCTGGCTGTGGTGCTACAGGTGTTGCCAGACAGAGTGGATATGCCGCAGCAGAGTCAATGGTGTGGCTGAGGGACAATCTATTCATCTCAGGTTAAGATGCATGGTGAGTTTTCAGAGCTGCCAGGGGTTGATGTATTGAGATCTAGTCCCTGTGGTGACTGATGACCTTTTGGCTGCATCTGGTGTTAATCCTTGTTGGTGCTTAGTGGAGATGAGTACAGGGCCATGAGAGGAGCGAACCCGTGGGTTTCCATGTATCTTCGCCTTCCACCGTAATCCCTGTTCAGATGAGCTACGGCTGTCTGTCTTGTCTCGCTTGATAACACAGACAAAGGCTTTTTAAGGTCCACCCAAGGGGCTTTCATTTCCAAAGCAGAGGTGGTACTTGCATGGCTGCCTATTTCCAATGGAGAAGAGCTACTGGCTTTCAGGGGAATGTACTGTGGCTGTAGATATATGACTGGCAGCAagggaaataaaagaaagtgaCTGCGGTCAACAATGAAGACCTTACTTTCATAAGAGTCAGTCTCCTGATATTGAACCTAAGTCCTATCATTGTTATGTCGGGTtgacatgtgaaaatgtgataTTAAAAACTCCTATGGACATAAAATGCATCATTGAGCAAACAGGTCAGATCTCATCTTGAATTACTGAATGTACTTTCTCCATTTCAGGAGTGCAAGGCCTCCCTAAAGTCAGAAAACCAAGGAATCATTTTTACCATCTtgttacaacaacaacataagCCCATGATTGAGTAAAATACTGACAACCAACGGTAGTTTTGTGTGAAGTAGAAGTTTAAATCACTGATCAATGATGTAACTTCCCATGCTTGCCAATGTTACGCTAGCAACTTTTACAGGAAAGAACTTACAGACCAGTAAACTgctattttcttcctcttggcATTGGCTGCTTCTTTTGGTTCATCTTTGAGCCAACAGCACTGACGGCCAGCTGACAGCAGTAGCCAGCTGCCGGCCAGCTGCTGGCCGAATGCTTGCAAGACTCTGCTGGCTTGTTGATGCGAGGGCCGGGGCGTGCGGCTGTGTTGATGAAAATGGGAGATTAATACAGCCGATGCCAACAGGAATAAGTAAGCAGTGGAGTACCGCGCAAGTGTCTCTCTAACCGAACACCAGTGTTTCCCATACATAGATTACGCTTTCCTCTTTTCAAATGTCTGCTTTAAAGTGTGGCTGAAACTGTGAACTGATTGAAAAGTCTGCCTGAATGGTGCATATGCAATTGTATAGAGTGCAAAAAATGACTTCCTTAATCGGTAGTGTGACTTAGCTTGTGAAtgccccctcccctcttcccATTACTTTCGTTGAGCCAAGATGATGCCACCGTGAAACAACTCTGTAGAGGAGCTTTCATTTACCCTGCCTCATTTAGCCTGGCTGGCAGACAGCTGCTCACTCAGCCCCCATATATCTATCTCTCCTTCTCATATACACATATCGGTTTGCAGCAGACTTTGACTGTAAAACGTGCGAGCCATCTACATGACATCATGCAGTCCTATAAGTTATAGGCCCCTCTCTCATAGTGGTGCTGAACTTGTGCCGTTAACTATCAAGCAACAGAGTAAGACTGACCATCAATTTTTGTGTGTTATTCTAATGAAACGAACAAGTGTCAAATGatagaggaaagacagagacaaagaactGAGGGAGGTACTGAAAGACAAGTTGTTATTGTAGCCCCCCCATTTGTGTGACATTCCTTGTCTACAGGGGCATCAATTCCACTGCGGTCTGGCTCATTTGGGTTGCAGTGAAACAGAACTCCACAAGCCTAGATGACAAGAAGATCTGtcatgtgtatttatataagttgtgtgcatgtatctgtgtgagtCAAACATTCAGGTAAGATGTGCAAGAAGAGGCACTGACTTTCGAAAAGGAAGCTCCTCCATCTGCAACTGAGGCTTTTTATTTGACTGTGATGGAGCTGAACAaatctgtttccctctgctggATGGCGCTGGTTGGATTGGACATTTATTATTGTTTGCATGTTATTAAGTTGCACTACTAGAGCCTATGCCAGCTGTGTCTGACTTGGTgttgtctctctcctcacagCTGTGACTGCACATGCCCATGTGCATCTCTGACTGAGGTAGAATTTAAAACAGTTCCAGAGTTAAAAGGGAGGCTGAGGTGGAAGGATGGGGCAGAAAGTTTAGATGGAGCAAAGGCCTGTGCCTGTGTATGAATGCAGCtgcttaaaaacacagacacaaaacaagtgAACAGCAGCAATGCTGTGTCTTGTTCTATGAACATTCCAGCACAGCCTCCACATGAATATGTTAAAGGGCCTTTTGTCCACTGAGTTACCTCATCAGCACTCACAGCTCACATGGAGCCTCTGACACATCAACACGCAGTGTGAAGGACACCAGGGCACTTCTGTGTGCAGATGCAGATGCGTTAGTTGAGCATGCACAAACCAAAGTACCAACCTTTTCTAGCAGGACCTTGACACAGGAGACGTGATTCTCGAAACAGGCAAACATCAGTGGAGTGAGTCCGTGTTTGTCTGAAGCCTGCAGGGGGAGCGGGTGGAAAAAGCATGAGTGGGAGacagaataaaaaggaaaaaagacagaattttTGGAGAAAAGCTTCATTTATCAGCAGATCATGGGCACGGCTGCAATCTTTCACAAGggcaaattcatttttttttttttaatcaaaaataaataaaactaactCCTGTGAGAGAGAGGTTTAACTTCCCCCTTATCATGTCCACAAATTATAAGAAGGCACACTGCACTTCAACACCATATCTATCTCCCATGTCTCAGGAGCTGAGCCAATTTCCAAAGGAAATTGAGAATTATGCAAACATTTTTAGGCTTGggagcaaagacaaaaactgtATGTTGGTACAACTTTAAATGCTTGTGAGCTGTGGATGCTGTGATGCTGAGTTGTTGTGGCCAATTTCAGGCAACGGAGTGAGATGCACCTTGCTAATGCAGCTGCTTTGAGCATCGCAAAGCACCATCGACACTCCACCAGAAGTGCAGTGATATTCAGAGATTCATGCTGCTTTGCACATAACATTCTGCTGGTTGTTGAGCAGGCTTATCAGACCTTTACAAAAAGCTGCAAATTGTAAAAGAAAGGCTCCCAAGTACAGATATCAATGTTGTTGGATGGATAAGTACCCTATTAGTGGATAAAGATCAATATGCTACAACGACAACAAAAGAGACTATTGAGTCTCAAGGGGCCAATCAGGCTAAATGTGAAGTCTGACAAGCTTAGACAATTGTTGAATGAGAGAATGGACACTGGCTGAAATAGCGTATGATAAACTAGTTTTAACAGAGACTGCTTTAGTTCAGACAAACCGATAATCGTTGTTACAAATCAAGCAGTTTAACAATAGGCTTAAACTATGAAGGGAAGCAGACATAGGCACTGTTATCTTTTGTGGCCATGGCAACCCTGGACATTAGGCAAATTAATGCAAATCCAATATGATGGGAGCTGGTTGTGGTGGCTCTTACATTGACATTTGCTCCCCGAGAAATGAGGTACTCCACCACCTCTGTATGACCAAAGTCGGCAGCTAAGTGCAGAGGCATCCTCCCACCCTCCAGGGTCCGGTTTACGTCTACATCCTGGAAAAGAGAAGCACAAGAGATTAACAGGGCTGAAGTAAACAAACTCAGGTCTGTCACAAGCCAACAGTATGCATTAAAGGGAGATCCAAGAGCCCTTTTTACTTGAAACAGAAACTCACTGTTGATACGAGCTCACGGTGAAATTCGCTGACAAACAATCACATGCATCGTCCTCTTCCCTTCACTTCCCTGCTGTGGTGCTGTTACACCTCAGACTGTCAACATTGCAGTcaagagaaaagacagacacactcaaCACCCCTCCTCGTTCCCTTACCACactaagcacacacacagcttagtATGTGCCAGGTGGCCCTCGAGTGACAATATCTAACAGAGGACTGATCAAGCCTGGTGCTGTCAGCTCTGACTTTTCCCAAAAAACTATGATTAACTAATTGACCGCATAAAGATGACGACAAGTGGGGCAAAAGACATTCGTTCGCTCACAAAACAGGCCTCCGAAACAGAACAGACCTTTACAATTTGTTAAAAGGCCCAGGAACATCGAGGTATATCCTGTTACACAAGACCCTCGTATGAAAACACCTGATCTGGGGAGAAGAGAACTAGCTTGGTTATCTGATTCCCCTGAGGCGACTCAAGCAAATCTATTCAGCCAAGACGCAAATCAAAGGAGGGAACAGGAAAATAGCAGAACTGGGAGATATGGtgtatttttaatattacaCTAACGCGATCAGATATCAGCCATACTTCTGGTTACCATAATATAATGATACAACTTAAATATTGTCCTTTCAATGTCCTAATTCCTACAGTTAAATGATACGATGAGCTTATCTGTTTTGACTAAATGAACGACTGAATTCCTCTACCTGCTGCAGAACTataaatcaattttttttttttcgcagcAGATAATTGGATCTGTGATGGTGAGAAAAGTGTAGGCGTTGCTAACATTAGTATTTTCGGATACATTCCAGTGGCATGCAAACTGTCTGGTTCTGGTACTTTGGGTCCTGGTTCACATGCATTGCTACAAGACACTTAAACGAAACTTGGGCGTCATTCATGTTGTGAATGTGCTTCTAGTTTCTAATTTTGATACAAGCCTTATTATACAATTCTATACTTAACCACAAACAATTCTTTGTTGTATCTCTTTCCATTTCCCCTTTACcatgtttctcatttctgtttCCCTAATTCAGCACCAGTATCATCATCTACTGCAGAACTGCCTGCCACTTGCTCACTCACCTTTATCACAAACTCGACTGAAGGTCAAGTAAAACACACAAttcttcatttcacacagagaCAGTTCTTCATTTCACACCCAATCCCACTGAATCCATTAGTATGATGGACACTGAACTTCAACCTCTTCTAATagtgtttacattttacctTCAATGGCTGCAACTCCAGTGGCtgataaaatggaaatagtTTCATTTCCACTACAGCAAAGGGATGAGACACTGCCGTTATTTACATCCAGACCCAATGTAGATACAGAAATGGCTATGACTTACAGTAAGACCAtcagaaatgaagaaacactCCTTGTGGATGGAAAATTCCCTCTTAATGGAAGACTCAAACGCAACAGTTTAAAATTCAGGAACTATCAAATGCACCAATAGTATCCTATCAGCTTTTATGTCACTTGAACATTTCAACCATATGTTATTGATATCTCCAAGTTGTAAAAACATACATATGTAATGAAAGAGTCTTTGACTTTATTGGATAAAAAACATAAATGgttaacacacactgaacatgcaGGTGAAGAATGGAGCAATGGATTGTACTGAAGTTTTCAATCTTAATACTGTGACAACTGGTCAATATTAAAATCCATTGCAAGCCTGAAATGGGTATGGGTATGCTATTGAAGAGGCAGATTTTAGGCATCAAACACATTATTGAAGAGACcagtgacaaactgacagtCTTTGTTTGGGTAGTGTCTTCATGTAAGACACAACATCTACAGTGAATATGTTTACTCCAGTATAGTAATTTATGAGTACAGTTGAGTAGGAATCCAGTATGGAAGTAAAACTGTACAgctgtttattttactgtaaagAAACATCAAGTCATCGTTTACAATACCTTAAAGTAAAAATGGCCTCCTCCATTAGAGGCAAGGCCACAAGCTTTTAATCTTTTCTACAGAAAAAGAGGACACTTGCAGCTCAGCAGTGAAATCAGTGTGGCCCAGCAGGCTCTTATAAGTTTAAGAGTTTTCTCTTCCAAACAGACAATGCTGGCTACGTTAGAGTGGACAGTGCCGTCGGATTTGCTGTAGCTGGGCCTCCATCTCCTTTGCTACAGCTGAGACCCCCGCCCACCAGCGATAGCTAAACACTGCTGGAGCCCGGGCCCGTGTGGTGGTTCGTTCGCTAGCAATTAGCTAAACCTAGCTATCTCACAGCACGTTTAAAGACAACCACTCTACAGACAATGAGAAGCATTATCCAATAACGCACGTACTGTAAACACCTATTGTCACTGGTGCTGTTGCCAGTACAATGGACATAACGGTAGCTGTTAGCTGGCTTTCAAACAATGTATACCACGGAAGAGCGGATGCAGTTGTTGGGTAGCTTACCAACAGGTTGCTTTCTGCGGAATGTGGCTACGATAGCGTTTGCTAGTCGAGCTAAAGGTGTTCCAAAGACACAGCCAAACCCACCACGTTCACGATACAACGGTAGCTAATGGCTATCGCTATACAACAGGAACCATGACAGTTAAAAAACACTGACCCATTGCCTACTCTCCAGATAAGAGTAGCATTGTATGTTGCTAACTATGCTAAGTTGGCATCCAGACTTATGTGCTAAGTCCAGCCTTAAATTTGACACACCTACCTCGAAATGTTTCCCAACGAATTCAAGCTAACTCACGGCTCCATATATTGCAGATAATGTTACAAACTCCGGTGGCATGCTAAGGTTAAATTGCCTAACTTAACGTTACCCAACTACAGCTACCATTATCTAGGTTGCTAGCTACCTAGCTAGCCAGCCTATTCGCTAACTGCCGTTAATTACATCGAATGAGCGGCCAATTGTCAGAAAATTGTTACACACGACTCACtgaaaaacagtcacatttccGTTGTCTTACCGGCGTCAGTCTGGTTTTGACCTCATCCAGGTCCCCGGTCGTCAATGCCCACTTCAGTTCTTTATCTGCCATCTTCCTGTGTTTGCTCCGGGTGTTGCTCCTTTCCTGATGTGCAGCAGGGCAGTTAACAAGTTGAATGCTAGTGCGTTAAAAGTTAGCTAGCAAGAGCTAGGAAACTCTTCCTGTCGTGGCAGTGAGTACGGTCGTAGAACTCGACTGAATAAAATGTCGTGTTGAAGCGTAAGAAAGCCGTTTTAGTCGAATAAGGCGTGTAACGCGGACCCGTCAATGAAcgacaggtaaaaaaaaatagactcAAAAGAAGTTCCGAAAAGCAAAATAGCAGAGAGGGATCCGCCTTTCTGCTAACCAGAAGTGCTTCCGCTATCGTTACCCGGAAGTGAACATTTAAGGGGATAGTCTCATTTTGCGTTTAAGTGTTGATGTCCAAATGATGACTCACTTTTTCACAAGTTCTCATCGCAAAGCACAAGCTATACGATCTAATACATTCCTTGCGTGCTCTTAATGcgaattatttttattatttctaacCTCGAAACACATGCAGTTAATGACTGATGACTAATTGCTGACAGCTTCGACGTTATTACTGAAGTATAAGTGCGGAAATTCCGACCCTCAAATGGGCCGTGACCGCATGTTTGGATATCATGACCAGCGCAATGATAAAGACCTTTTTATTCGCTCACAGTTAGTCCTCAGCGCTGATCTCCGGTGCACACccagaaaaacaggagaaactttttgttttctttatctctTTTCGTGTTCTTTACTATGCATTGTTCAGGAAGATAACAACACGGAGtagacataaaacacagaattaaatACAATCAGGGGTAAACAcataatagaggaaaataaaagtaaatcaGTAGCCTATATTAAACCGATAAAATAACACTAGGCTCATTACATAAAGCTATATTGCTGACAGTTTATATTTCAAACAACAGTGACATATACatataacaataacagaaaTCATTATTGGAATGCTAATTATCATCATTTACAAGAATGAGCCTGCAAATAcatataaatgaaataaattgtGTAGGACAAATTTGGATTTTGATGGAATTTAAATCCATTAAACTTAGATTCTTCATCAGATTCCTAGATCTTATTTTAAAGTTCTATTGCTGTCATGTCAATCTGAAACCATGAATCTAAAGGAGCAAAACAACTGTGAGAGCTGTTAAACCCATTCGATGACTATTGTATCATTGCAGTTCAAGTTGGCGTGCATCAAATCTTTTATTAGTAAACTGGGTTTAACTTCCCGTGCCAGCCCAACCTGCTCCAACAAGTTCACTCTGGGAACCAAAGCTTTCAATGCAGCATCTGTTGGAAGCAATCTACACTTTCAGGGCCACCTCCATTGCCATCCAGCATTTGAAGAGCTGCTCAATCAGTCCCTGATAAAGAGAGGATCAGCTGCCGGGTGATAACAGGCAAAGACGGGGAGGGGGAAACAATCATTACTTTACCTTGATCTGTAAAGGATCAAGGACAGAGCAACAAATTCAAAGCCGTACAGCTGCCTTTTTGCCATGGTGTCACCAGCCTCCCACATCTACCCCAACCTCTCCTCCCAATAAAGCCAAGTGTATGCATCctctctccagcctctcctcATGAAATATAGGTGGTGACAAAAGTGTTGTTGCGCCATGTCGAGAATTCAATATTCAATATGGCAGTATgaaccgaaaaaaaaaaaaaaaaatgctgctaatgAGATTCAGCCattcctccatcctcctcctcctcctcctcctggtatAGATCCCCTTTACAACAACCCTCCCCcagacacctcacacacacacttcaacataCACATATACGACcgagcagctgaaacacagctattaaaactgttttatgtGATAGCAATAAACTGTCCTACTCGTGTATGTCACGGACTTTACACACAGATGGTAAAAAGGACACAGATGATTACTGTCCAGGTTGCTCCTGGTTGTTATGCTAATGTGACATATATGACTGAAGAATGGATAATCATGAGTTCATATATGGCTCAAATCAATTGCGGTCCAACTAGTCATGCCTGTAATAACGATCCCTGCATACTAATGCTCTTCAAGCATCGTAGGAGTATTTCATTACATATTCTTAATCCTGTTTTGACCAGAAAATTAATACTTCATTTGACAAGAATACTTGTACTTGCTGTAAGTTTAATTATTTCTGCTCACGGTCTGAAATATTCTTTTGAAGTCTAAATAGCACATATTAAAGCAGTTACTTTGGCACAAGTGAGTCCCTGTTATGTGAGTGAGCAGCACAATAAGGTGTTTTTAATGTATGGATGCCAGAGAGAAAGTTTTCTGCCTGACAGAAATGTTAAGCAATTCTATCTCTTGGCATGACAGCACGGCACCTCCATTTTTCAGTCTATTAGCAGCACTCAGGCAGCAGAGCTTCACTATGCAACTGTGTCCATTAAAAAGTCCAGAAGGGGCTAAAATAAAACGCACCCTCTCCTGTCCAGCTATTCAAAATAGTCTTGAGCTCAAGTGACAGCACAGATGTATTTCTTCATACTGATTAGAACATTCAGTACTATGAAAATAAACGAATCGAAATAATTGACAGACATCACCTCTGCAGCCAATTAGCTATTATTTCATAGATCAAATGCAACCTTTTCATGAGGATTGAGACAGTCCTCAGTGAGAGATTATAACTGATGCTTTCAAGCTCAAATTGTACATTTTGGGTCACTAATTGTGCAGGAAGGAGAAGGACATTATTGAGTTCAATCCACAAGAAAATATGCAAGACATTTTTACAAGCACAAGTTTGAAACACTGATACTGAGACATTTTGAGATGTTACATCTTTAGCATTCATTAGCATTAGGAGTCATTTAGAGTTGTATTTGTGGCCACATGATGAACGTTAGACCATTGGCTCTTTTAGCTCCATGTTAGTTTTCATTAACTCCTGCAGGACTGAAGTTCAAATGGAAGTTTGAGGCAAAATTGGAAGAATCTATTCGAGGTGCTCCTGAGATGTCGCATTCATGGGAACAGGTCGGGcggacaacctgaaaacatggTCGTGGTCTCTGGCCACAGCTGTTGCGAGGAGGCTTAAAGATGAGAGTACTATTTTGACCAGTGGTATCTGTGGATGACTGCCACATTCACAAAATTAGCATCAATTTCTCCTTCTGTTACTGCTGCTCTGTAAGCACCCACCTGCCAAAATTGGAACATTCAGTTCTTGTTCACTTCTTAACTACTTATACTGTCCATACCTGGACGGGCAACGAtggtaaaagtactcattataaaatgaaagaagagatcTGATATTCTGCAGAAGTTACATGGGACTGACTTTGACTCTTGTTTTCCAGGGATAAACTGAAGAAGAGTGGAAGATCTGCCCACGTTTGCAAATTGAAACAATCATATTCCACCTCCTATGATCtgctcacccccccccccccacggtATTACTTGAGACCATCTCATCAAGTTGATTAGTGTACTGAAGGGTAATCCATACTTATTCAATTGGTTTAATCCATCTACCTCAGTTTGTACATGGCCTTGTCTTTGTCACGGCTAAATGTAACGTGATTAGCGAGGCCTGCTGTGACTGTGGCAGACACCCGAGGTATCCTGACTCTACAGCCTCAGCACAATCCCGCCAACGTACTGAGAGCCGCCTAAATGTCAGGTATGTTTGCTAAGACAGCAATTACTAAGCCACCTGCTTAACCAAGATTGTTAGTACTTGGGAACATATACAGTCGACAGCACTCACGAGATTCAAACT contains:
- the mtpn gene encoding myotrophin, producing MADKELKWALTTGDLDEVKTRLTPDVDVNRTLEGGRMPLHLAADFGHTEVVEYLISRGANVNASDKHGLTPLMFACFENHVSCVKVLLEKGAEKNQRVPDGRTVFETAENDAIKALLK